A DNA window from Luteolibacter luteus contains the following coding sequences:
- a CDS encoding DUF1549 domain-containing protein, producing MKRSTSVAAVCFLAFGTLGFAAEKLPKGEDPEFIAKAARTIDGHVAAWYRKQKLPVPEVTDDATFLRRVFLVAIGRIPTAEEARFFLEIEDATKRTQLIDYVMKSKGYSSHMTNWAFDLLRVTDGRPGFQGNFEPYRNWVRTALENNMPWDDFTNSLLASSGDGWDPQTASVGYYTRDRGMPLDNLANSMRVFLGSRMECAQCHDDPFGTTERHDFYELAAFTEGQGALGQNKMRKLWDEVQDADRRNAVDYEVAQVMWDGVYGLSLGGSGEGKIKLPEDYQYKDGQPGQMIGAKTPFGKTVRISEKNDKGNGRKDLAEWVTTKTGDQFPSVAANRMWKRVMGRGVYEPVDEYKDAKELHHPDLMRYLIGLMVELDYDLRAFQKVLLNTKTFQFVPNPEPSKVASGDDFHGRQLSRLSAEQLWDSLITLANGDPDKLPRRSLDDRIYVGNKPVLVGKKNMTQVSKEVLALESEEAVRGYFNKLLADVKAEGGSSSSGGDMMGMNAKIQKYGSNSAVRASELPSPAPRDHLLYLFGQSDRIVVDGSSREPNVGQVLSLMNGYVQQQLVNNSGASLYKSLEGATTDEEKIRRLYVTILSRPPSTEEMGWMLDEVKKGKEAGYRNVVSALVMSSEFLFLQ from the coding sequence ATGAAACGATCCACAAGCGTTGCAGCCGTCTGTTTCCTCGCATTCGGCACCCTCGGCTTCGCGGCAGAAAAGCTACCCAAGGGCGAAGATCCGGAGTTCATCGCCAAGGCTGCCAGAACCATCGACGGCCACGTGGCCGCGTGGTACCGCAAGCAAAAGCTTCCCGTGCCGGAAGTGACCGATGACGCCACCTTCCTGCGCCGTGTCTTTTTGGTGGCGATCGGGCGCATTCCCACCGCCGAGGAGGCCCGTTTTTTCCTAGAGATCGAGGATGCGACCAAGCGCACGCAGTTGATCGACTATGTGATGAAGTCGAAGGGCTACTCCAGCCACATGACGAACTGGGCCTTCGACCTGCTGCGCGTGACCGACGGTCGCCCGGGCTTCCAAGGGAACTTCGAGCCCTATCGTAACTGGGTTCGCACGGCTCTGGAGAACAACATGCCGTGGGATGATTTCACCAACTCGCTCCTGGCATCCTCCGGTGACGGTTGGGATCCGCAGACCGCGTCCGTCGGCTACTACACGCGCGACCGCGGCATGCCTTTGGACAACTTGGCGAACTCGATGCGCGTTTTCCTCGGTTCCCGCATGGAGTGTGCGCAGTGCCACGATGATCCCTTCGGCACGACCGAGCGTCACGATTTCTACGAACTCGCCGCCTTCACGGAAGGCCAAGGTGCCCTTGGCCAAAACAAGATGCGCAAGCTCTGGGACGAGGTCCAGGATGCGGATCGCCGCAACGCGGTTGACTACGAGGTCGCCCAAGTCATGTGGGACGGGGTCTATGGCCTGAGCCTCGGTGGTTCCGGGGAAGGGAAGATCAAGCTGCCCGAGGACTATCAATACAAGGATGGCCAGCCGGGTCAGATGATCGGAGCCAAGACTCCTTTCGGCAAGACGGTCCGCATTTCTGAAAAGAACGACAAGGGTAACGGCCGCAAGGATCTGGCCGAGTGGGTGACCACCAAGACCGGGGATCAATTTCCTTCCGTCGCCGCGAACCGGATGTGGAAGCGCGTGATGGGCCGCGGGGTGTATGAGCCGGTGGACGAATACAAGGACGCCAAGGAGCTCCATCACCCGGACCTGATGCGTTATCTGATCGGCCTGATGGTCGAGCTGGACTATGACCTGCGTGCTTTCCAGAAGGTGCTTCTCAACACGAAGACCTTCCAGTTCGTTCCGAATCCGGAGCCCTCGAAGGTTGCTTCCGGGGATGACTTCCATGGCCGCCAGTTGAGCCGTCTTTCCGCGGAGCAGCTCTGGGATTCCCTGATCACGCTGGCGAATGGCGATCCGGACAAGCTTCCACGCCGTTCACTTGATGACCGCATTTACGTCGGCAACAAGCCCGTGCTGGTGGGCAAGAAGAACATGACCCAGGTCTCCAAGGAGGTGCTGGCCTTGGAATCCGAAGAAGCGGTCCGCGGTTACTTCAACAAGCTGCTCGCCGATGTGAAGGCGGAAGGAGGTTCCTCAAGCAGCGGTGGCGACATGATGGGCATGAACGCGAAGATCCAGAAATACGGCAGCAACTCCGCCGTCCGAGCTTCCGAGCTTCCGAGCCCGGCTCCGCGTGATCACCTGCTTTACCTCTTCGGCCAGTCCGACCGTATCGTGGTGGATGGCTCCAGCCGCGAGCCGAACGTGGGTCAGGTGCTCTCGCTGATGAACGGTTACGTTCAGCAGCAGTTGGTGAACAATTCCGGTGCGAGCCTCTACAAGAGCCTCGAAGGAGCAACGACGGATGAAGAAAAGATCCGCCGTCTCTATGTGACGATCCTCAGCCGCCCGCCGAGCACGGAAGAGATGGGCTGGATGCTGGATGAAGTGAAGAAGGGCAAGGAAGCGGGCTACCGCAACGTCGTTTCCGCGCTCGTGATGTCCTCTGAATTCCTGTTCCTGCAATAA
- the gcvT gene encoding glycine cleavage system aminomethyltransferase GcvT: MSTIQSTPLEALHVRLGAKMVPFAGWNMPVQYTSIMDEHAAVRKAVGIFDISHMGQFIVSGPGALAWLNRVLANNVAKLAQGQGQYSFLLNEKGGVIDDLIVYRTGDESFFLVVNASMIEEDFFWMAKHQPDDVEFSNESALWAGMAVQGPESAAAFAKACPGQELPHRNGISRFAIEGGEAVVCRTGYTGEDGFEFFCPAEEGEKWFEKFIGAGAKACGLGARDSLRLEMCYPLNGSDLSPERTPIEAGLGFFVDLDKGDFIGRDTLATQKAEGPAQRLVALEYTDKGAPPRAHYAVLDASGQVVSELSSGVLSPSLGKGIGMAYLPAALAKPGTDLFVDVRGRQFPAKVVKKPFYKPATQKA, translated from the coding sequence GTGAGCACCATCCAGAGTACCCCGTTGGAAGCCCTTCATGTCCGTCTTGGCGCCAAGATGGTGCCCTTCGCCGGGTGGAACATGCCGGTGCAGTACACTTCCATCATGGATGAGCATGCCGCGGTGCGGAAGGCCGTCGGGATTTTCGATATCTCCCACATGGGTCAGTTCATCGTCAGCGGCCCGGGTGCCTTGGCATGGCTGAATCGCGTGCTTGCGAATAACGTTGCGAAGCTTGCCCAAGGGCAGGGGCAGTATTCTTTCCTGCTGAACGAAAAGGGCGGGGTGATCGATGATCTGATCGTCTACCGCACCGGTGACGAGTCGTTCTTCCTGGTGGTGAATGCCTCGATGATCGAGGAGGACTTCTTCTGGATGGCGAAGCATCAGCCCGACGATGTGGAGTTCTCCAATGAAAGCGCGCTGTGGGCCGGCATGGCCGTGCAGGGGCCGGAGTCTGCGGCTGCATTCGCGAAGGCTTGTCCGGGCCAAGAGCTGCCGCACCGCAATGGGATCTCGCGTTTTGCGATCGAGGGCGGCGAGGCGGTGGTTTGCCGCACCGGTTACACCGGCGAAGATGGTTTCGAGTTTTTCTGCCCCGCGGAGGAAGGAGAGAAGTGGTTTGAAAAGTTCATCGGGGCAGGTGCGAAGGCTTGCGGGCTCGGTGCTCGCGATAGCCTGCGCCTGGAGATGTGCTATCCGCTCAATGGCAGCGATCTCTCGCCGGAGCGCACTCCGATTGAAGCCGGCCTCGGCTTCTTCGTGGATCTCGACAAGGGCGACTTTATCGGCCGCGACACGCTGGCCACTCAGAAGGCGGAAGGACCGGCCCAACGCCTGGTCGCTCTGGAATACACGGACAAGGGGGCACCGCCGCGTGCTCACTACGCGGTGCTGGATGCCTCCGGGCAAGTGGTCTCCGAGCTTTCCAGCGGCGTGCTTTCCCCGAGCCTCGGCAAGGGCATCGGCATGGCTTACTTGCCTGCCGCGCTTGCGAAGCCGGGCACGGATCTCTTCGTGGATGTCCGCGGCCGCCAGTTCCCGGCGAAGGTCGTGAAGAAACCGTTTTACAAGCCCGCCACCCAAAAAGCATAA
- a CDS encoding AbfB domain-containing protein — MNSLLRYLLVFLAACGFLSAQTEPPASLQALAWKKISQDLSKDPFFQEDIKKALPALSPEGKSSVTKCISQMIKGNGVAATGSAADAILAKELRGKARVLVPDKDLDALNALSDADLLAIAGGVFGQEQKLPSKVQIVLDSDPTMGLNARDPDSIKLGKQFTRFRIMPGLADPGMVTFEQDSGTGKNLILRHYTFKLFVNSLPDNDPLFNADSTFKIVRLPGDKVKFQSKNYPNKYICVDEKGGFVLTEVSDEASATFRLVGK; from the coding sequence ATGAATTCCCTGCTTCGATATCTCCTCGTTTTTCTCGCGGCGTGCGGATTTCTGTCCGCCCAGACCGAGCCTCCGGCGTCACTCCAAGCGCTGGCATGGAAAAAGATCTCACAGGATCTTTCGAAGGACCCCTTCTTCCAAGAGGATATCAAGAAGGCTCTCCCGGCACTTTCTCCGGAAGGCAAGTCCTCGGTTACCAAGTGCATCAGCCAGATGATCAAAGGGAACGGTGTGGCGGCAACCGGATCGGCTGCCGATGCGATCCTCGCCAAGGAACTGCGGGGCAAGGCGCGTGTGCTTGTGCCGGACAAGGACCTCGATGCTCTGAATGCCCTTAGCGATGCAGATCTCCTCGCGATCGCCGGCGGGGTCTTCGGTCAGGAACAGAAGCTTCCGTCGAAGGTGCAAATCGTCCTCGATTCAGATCCTACGATGGGCCTCAACGCGCGTGATCCCGACTCGATCAAATTAGGGAAGCAATTCACCCGTTTCCGCATCATGCCCGGTCTCGCCGATCCGGGGATGGTGACCTTTGAGCAGGACAGCGGGACCGGGAAGAATCTTATCCTGAGGCACTATACCTTCAAGCTGTTCGTCAATTCGCTTCCTGACAACGACCCGCTCTTCAATGCCGATTCCACCTTCAAGATCGTCCGGTTGCCGGGTGACAAGGTGAAGTTCCAGTCCAAGAACTATCCTAACAAATACATCTGCGTGGATGAGAAAGGAGGCTTCGTCCTGACGGAGGTGAGCGATGAGGCATCCGCGACTTTCCGTCTAGTGGGTAAATAA
- a CDS encoding FmdB family zinc ribbon protein, with amino-acid sequence MPNYDYVCQSCGHRFEVFQSMNDAKLEDCPVESCDGKVKRLLGTGAGLIFKGAGFYQTDYRSNSYQQGAKQDSAASKPAESSSAPAAAPAPASTPAKSE; translated from the coding sequence ATGCCAAATTACGACTACGTCTGCCAGAGCTGCGGTCACCGCTTCGAGGTTTTCCAGAGCATGAACGATGCGAAGCTGGAGGATTGTCCCGTGGAAAGCTGCGATGGGAAGGTGAAGCGTCTGCTGGGTACGGGAGCCGGGCTGATTTTCAAGGGTGCCGGCTTTTACCAGACCGACTACCGCTCGAACTCTTACCAGCAGGGGGCGAAGCAGGACAGTGCGGCATCCAAGCCGGCTGAATCCTCATCGGCACCCGCAGCGGCACCTGCCCCGGCCTCCACTCCCGCGAAGTCGGAGTGA
- the gcvH gene encoding glycine cleavage system protein GcvH: MNVPQNLRYNSSHEWVLLEGDVATIGISDHAQEELTDVVFVELPPVGKTVDIGDPTAVVESVKAASDIYAPVSGEVVEVNDAVEADPSLVNTDPYGKGWIFKLKVKDAAQLDSLLDAAGYEALIG, translated from the coding sequence ATGAACGTACCTCAGAATCTCCGCTACAATTCCTCCCACGAGTGGGTCCTCCTCGAAGGTGATGTCGCCACCATCGGGATTTCAGATCATGCCCAGGAAGAGCTGACCGACGTTGTGTTCGTCGAGCTGCCGCCGGTGGGCAAGACCGTCGATATCGGTGATCCGACCGCTGTGGTGGAATCCGTGAAAGCTGCGAGTGATATCTACGCCCCGGTTTCCGGTGAAGTGGTGGAAGTCAACGACGCGGTGGAAGCCGATCCTTCGCTGGTCAACACCGATCCCTACGGCAAGGGCTGGATCTTCAAACTGAAGGTCAAGGACGCCGCCCAGCTTGACTCGCTGCTCGATGCCGCCGGCTACGAGGCATTGATTGGGTAA
- a CDS encoding non-ribosomal peptide synthetase encodes MSPSAAPIEHLAIPAGCALPSVLDLRAEQDPDQLAYRFLPDAEENEKLLSMGQLVREARAIAGGLVREGASGKPVLLMEQPGLGFISGLFACWYAGAIAVPAYPPRGNRHRQRLEAILRDSGATLAIGERPRIPLPDVKVLHPGELATKGTPFEGPAKEGSHPCLLQYTSGSTADPKGVMIHHRNLRHHLSALVTNIHGLNIQSGLSWLPPYHDMGLVLKLLFSIEAGFPLTFFSPDHFIQRPVRWLRAISRYRAEFSGGPNFAFELCLRAIRDEELQGLDLSCWKAAPCGAERIQVETLQRFTRRFAPYGFRPEAFLPGYGLAEATLTVTACRSGALQRISNHPQAGRHVSCGPALDGLAIRIADPQTGRTLPAGLIGEIRVKGPSVSPGYWQRPEANAATFSADGELHTGDRGYLENGELHVVGRIKDLIILGGSNIAPEDIESALIAFPEILASAAFADETGNGEGVVLAMECARLSFPQFHILCSAIRRRVADLLELSIHRILFVRAGTLPRTTSGKIRRSSTREALATGRLTVTYDEAAHIASPRLPEGPILDCVLDAVREATGRDGVRADDDLIAFGMSSLEATRLSALLRAATGVELAHGELFTSPSFAHLAATVESKAASAAPLPEIVPGSGRDSGLLTHSQERMWFLHQLEPESAAYHVFGALEMNGPLDIPAFERAYAKVLAHHSILRSRHAAENGRARVWINPATPPPLIRGKANTEEDLDRALQSFALIPFRLESAPPVRATVLTMAKERHVFALCAHHIVADGWSVRVLVRDLAICYRAYSQGKQPYPFPAGPDYLDYAAWHRRWIDGGAANARVAYWKERLSGHPGVMELAADFPRPAKPSSKGGAVERTVPHQLAERVATLAREQRSTPFMIQLAAFMLLLRRHGGGDDQVIAVPVANRNHAVAGDLIGTLVNTLPFRMVLDPEETFISLLERVRQASFEMQAAQDAPFEKIIDAVRPERARDRSPLAQVMFDHQELPLAEHWAGGLSCKPYLAHRGAVQFDLSLLLFVLSDRQQVVVEYRSDLFEQGTAKAMLDRFLATLNAICLDPDVPIREIDSLAESDRRRLVDAGQGPVRREFPRKTTPSLISATSARLKKKTALVCGEESMDYADLDLRSSTLAATLQSHGVRPGDRVALMLERDLFLPIALLAIWKAGAAYVPLDSANPPERLALILEDQAPLHVLVSPALANHLPRGTESIVFDRSMASGRSAPRNPLPQPSDPAYIIYTSGSTGRPKGVVVSHGALANFLLSMAEQPGFQEGQRLLAVTTVSFDISALEIFLPLVTGGTVDLVPGKVARDPAALLARLGESKPDLMQATPATWRMLMDAGWQGSPDLKILCGGEAMDLPLAKRLVQMGRETWNMYGPTETTVWSTIWRVPDRPDRISIGHPIANTGIHIAGADGALAPPGVPGELLISGSGLADGYWQRPELTEERFIDSLSLLPGPHSKVYRTGDLARWNPDGTLECLGRSDGQVKIRGFRVELGEIDAALLSHLGVAEAAAVLTTPGEKLVAWYRPISSALDPAELSAHLRERLPDYMVPAPLIALDRMPLTSSGKIDRKALAARELPANEISSARGANNPLEIELADIWSDVLDCRGVRPDDDFFALGGHSLLAARLVAEASRRIGVNVPLDWLFDRPTPAGMAEQIRANAGNDLAQPRVIRLSHGTKNKPLFWIHTLVDGGMGLMPYREAAHLLEGLATSYGVAEGTRTFGFISEMARSHVEKIRSVQPKGPYRIAGFCFGGNLAAEIAWQLSTVGETVELLVLLESTAPNTKRSSSMWLEPATWKRIFSRLPSRVKSLLSRDTATALRRLRMKQRAAVSVRNVVPDIRSVLDLELLDEASQARATQHWEALHLHVPRLPEVGRLVIVQADDEGWLPRHPTLGWKADQPFEVYTVPGVHEDFLRNHSATEVAAVMKAVLG; translated from the coding sequence ATGTCCCCTTCCGCAGCTCCCATCGAACACCTCGCGATACCCGCGGGGTGCGCTTTGCCATCGGTGCTGGATCTCCGGGCGGAGCAGGATCCCGATCAACTGGCCTATCGATTTCTACCGGATGCCGAGGAGAACGAGAAGCTGCTCAGCATGGGGCAATTGGTCCGCGAAGCCCGGGCAATCGCTGGCGGCTTGGTCCGCGAGGGGGCAAGCGGAAAGCCGGTCTTGCTGATGGAGCAGCCGGGCCTCGGTTTCATCTCCGGACTCTTCGCGTGCTGGTATGCCGGAGCGATCGCGGTGCCCGCTTATCCGCCAAGGGGAAATCGTCACCGGCAGCGGCTCGAGGCGATCCTTCGCGATTCGGGTGCCACACTTGCGATCGGCGAGAGGCCGCGCATCCCCTTGCCGGACGTCAAGGTCCTGCACCCCGGGGAGTTGGCGACAAAGGGCACACCCTTCGAAGGACCGGCCAAAGAAGGCAGTCATCCCTGCCTGCTCCAATACACCTCCGGCTCCACGGCGGACCCGAAAGGAGTGATGATCCACCACCGGAACCTGCGCCACCATCTCAGCGCACTGGTGACAAACATCCACGGGCTAAACATCCAGAGCGGCCTGAGCTGGCTCCCGCCCTATCACGACATGGGACTGGTGCTGAAGCTTCTCTTCAGCATCGAGGCAGGCTTCCCGCTCACCTTCTTTTCTCCGGATCATTTCATCCAGCGTCCGGTCCGCTGGTTGCGTGCGATCAGCCGCTACCGCGCCGAGTTCAGCGGCGGTCCGAATTTTGCCTTTGAGCTTTGTCTCCGGGCCATCCGCGATGAAGAGCTGCAAGGGCTCGACCTCTCCTGCTGGAAAGCCGCACCCTGCGGAGCCGAGCGTATCCAAGTGGAGACCTTGCAGCGCTTCACCCGCCGCTTCGCGCCTTACGGCTTCCGCCCCGAGGCCTTCCTGCCCGGATACGGCCTGGCGGAAGCGACGCTGACCGTGACCGCCTGCCGCTCGGGCGCCCTGCAGCGGATCTCCAATCATCCACAGGCCGGTCGCCATGTTTCGTGCGGGCCGGCGCTCGATGGCTTGGCCATCCGCATCGCGGATCCCCAAACGGGACGCACCTTGCCCGCGGGACTGATTGGTGAGATCCGCGTGAAGGGTCCCAGCGTCTCGCCCGGCTACTGGCAGCGGCCCGAGGCAAATGCAGCGACCTTCAGCGCGGACGGAGAACTTCATACCGGTGACCGCGGCTATCTCGAGAATGGAGAGCTCCACGTGGTGGGCCGCATCAAGGACCTCATCATCCTGGGTGGCAGCAACATCGCGCCTGAGGACATCGAGTCCGCCCTCATCGCCTTCCCGGAGATCCTCGCCTCCGCAGCTTTCGCCGATGAAACAGGAAATGGCGAGGGCGTGGTTCTGGCAATGGAATGCGCCCGGCTTTCTTTCCCACAATTCCACATCCTCTGCTCCGCCATCCGGCGGCGTGTGGCAGATCTGTTAGAGCTCTCGATCCATCGCATCCTCTTTGTCCGCGCTGGCACGCTGCCGCGCACCACCAGCGGCAAGATCCGCCGCAGCAGCACCCGCGAGGCCCTCGCGACGGGAAGACTCACGGTGACCTACGACGAGGCCGCCCACATCGCCAGCCCGCGTCTCCCTGAAGGCCCGATCCTTGATTGCGTGCTGGATGCGGTGCGCGAAGCAACCGGCCGCGATGGCGTGCGGGCCGATGATGATCTGATCGCCTTCGGAATGAGTTCGCTGGAAGCCACCCGGCTCTCTGCCCTGCTCCGCGCAGCCACCGGGGTGGAGCTGGCTCACGGAGAGCTCTTCACCTCCCCTTCCTTCGCCCATCTGGCGGCAACGGTGGAAAGCAAGGCAGCGTCCGCGGCCCCTCTCCCGGAGATCGTTCCGGGCTCAGGGCGGGATTCAGGTTTGCTCACGCATTCGCAGGAACGCATGTGGTTCCTCCACCAGCTGGAGCCGGAAAGTGCGGCCTACCATGTCTTCGGCGCGCTGGAGATGAACGGCCCGCTGGACATACCCGCGTTCGAACGTGCCTATGCGAAGGTGCTGGCCCACCATTCCATCTTGCGAAGCCGCCACGCGGCGGAGAACGGCCGGGCGCGGGTCTGGATCAATCCTGCCACTCCGCCGCCCCTCATACGGGGCAAGGCGAACACGGAGGAAGATCTCGACCGCGCGCTGCAATCCTTCGCGTTGATTCCTTTCCGCCTCGAAAGCGCTCCGCCTGTCCGTGCGACCGTGCTGACCATGGCGAAGGAGCGTCACGTCTTCGCGCTCTGCGCCCATCACATCGTAGCCGACGGCTGGTCCGTGCGGGTGCTGGTGAGAGACTTGGCGATTTGCTACCGGGCCTACAGCCAGGGCAAGCAACCCTATCCCTTTCCGGCCGGCCCGGACTATCTCGACTATGCGGCCTGGCACCGCCGGTGGATCGATGGCGGTGCTGCGAATGCCCGCGTGGCCTATTGGAAGGAACGCCTCAGCGGTCATCCCGGAGTGATGGAATTGGCGGCCGATTTCCCGAGGCCTGCCAAGCCTTCTTCGAAAGGTGGCGCCGTGGAACGAACCGTGCCGCATCAGCTTGCGGAGCGGGTCGCCACCTTGGCGAGGGAGCAGCGCTCGACGCCCTTCATGATCCAGCTCGCGGCCTTCATGCTGCTGCTTCGCCGCCATGGAGGCGGGGACGACCAAGTGATCGCGGTGCCTGTGGCAAACCGGAATCACGCGGTGGCAGGCGACCTGATCGGCACCTTGGTGAATACCTTGCCATTCCGGATGGTTCTCGATCCGGAGGAAACATTCATCTCGCTGCTGGAACGCGTGCGGCAGGCATCTTTCGAGATGCAGGCCGCCCAGGATGCGCCTTTTGAAAAGATCATCGATGCGGTGCGTCCCGAGCGTGCGCGCGACCGCTCGCCGCTGGCGCAGGTGATGTTCGATCATCAGGAGTTACCGCTCGCCGAACACTGGGCCGGCGGCCTGAGTTGCAAGCCTTACCTGGCGCATCGCGGTGCGGTGCAATTTGATCTTAGCCTGCTGCTCTTCGTCCTGAGCGATCGCCAGCAGGTGGTGGTGGAATATCGCAGCGATCTCTTCGAGCAAGGGACGGCGAAGGCGATGCTGGACCGCTTTCTCGCCACTCTCAATGCGATCTGCCTGGACCCCGATGTTCCGATTCGCGAGATCGATAGCCTCGCGGAAAGCGATCGCCGGCGGCTCGTGGATGCGGGCCAAGGCCCCGTGCGCCGCGAGTTCCCGCGCAAGACCACTCCATCCCTCATTTCGGCAACTTCGGCGCGGCTGAAGAAGAAAACCGCGCTCGTCTGCGGGGAAGAGTCGATGGATTACGCGGACCTCGACCTGAGATCATCCACGCTGGCCGCCACCCTGCAATCTCATGGCGTGCGTCCCGGTGATCGCGTGGCGCTGATGCTGGAGAGGGATCTCTTTTTGCCCATCGCCCTGCTCGCGATCTGGAAAGCGGGTGCGGCCTATGTGCCTCTCGACTCCGCCAATCCTCCGGAACGGCTCGCCCTGATCCTTGAGGACCAGGCTCCGCTTCATGTGCTGGTTTCCCCGGCACTGGCCAACCACCTGCCGCGAGGTACGGAAAGCATCGTATTTGACCGCTCAATGGCGTCAGGCCGGTCGGCACCGCGCAATCCCCTGCCCCAGCCAAGCGATCCGGCCTATATCATCTACACCTCTGGCTCCACCGGAAGGCCGAAGGGCGTTGTCGTTTCCCACGGTGCATTGGCGAATTTCCTGCTCTCGATGGCCGAGCAACCAGGGTTCCAAGAAGGCCAACGCTTGCTGGCCGTGACGACCGTATCTTTCGACATCTCGGCGCTGGAGATCTTCCTGCCTCTTGTCACGGGAGGCACCGTGGATCTCGTCCCCGGCAAAGTCGCACGCGATCCCGCAGCGCTGCTAGCCCGGCTGGGAGAGAGCAAGCCGGACCTGATGCAGGCGACTCCCGCTACCTGGCGCATGCTGATGGACGCCGGATGGCAGGGCTCTCCGGATCTCAAGATTCTCTGCGGTGGCGAGGCGATGGATCTGCCCTTGGCCAAGCGCCTGGTTCAGATGGGCCGGGAGACATGGAACATGTATGGCCCCACGGAGACCACCGTATGGTCTACCATCTGGCGCGTGCCCGATCGTCCGGATCGCATCAGCATTGGACATCCGATTGCGAATACCGGCATCCACATTGCCGGGGCAGACGGCGCGCTCGCTCCTCCGGGAGTTCCCGGAGAGCTGCTGATATCAGGGTCTGGCTTGGCCGATGGCTATTGGCAGCGGCCGGAGCTCACGGAGGAACGTTTCATCGATAGCCTCTCGCTGCTTCCCGGGCCCCACTCGAAAGTCTATCGCACCGGCGACCTCGCCCGCTGGAATCCCGATGGCACCTTGGAATGCTTGGGACGCTCGGACGGACAGGTGAAGATTCGCGGCTTCCGCGTGGAGCTTGGCGAGATCGATGCAGCCTTGCTTTCGCACCTCGGAGTGGCGGAAGCGGCGGCGGTGCTCACCACGCCCGGAGAAAAGCTCGTTGCTTGGTACCGACCGATCTCCTCGGCGCTCGATCCCGCGGAACTGAGCGCTCACCTGCGGGAACGTCTGCCGGACTATATGGTACCGGCACCTTTGATTGCGCTCGACCGGATGCCGTTGACTTCGAGTGGCAAGATCGACCGGAAGGCGCTCGCAGCACGCGAGCTCCCAGCGAACGAGATCTCATCTGCCCGCGGGGCCAACAATCCACTGGAAATCGAACTCGCCGACATCTGGAGCGATGTACTGGACTGTCGCGGCGTGCGTCCAGACGATGATTTCTTCGCTCTCGGTGGCCATTCCCTGCTCGCAGCACGACTCGTCGCGGAAGCATCACGCCGGATCGGCGTCAACGTCCCGCTCGACTGGCTCTTCGATCGCCCTACTCCCGCGGGCATGGCGGAACAAATCCGAGCCAATGCCGGCAATGACCTTGCCCAACCGCGGGTGATCCGCCTGAGCCATGGCACCAAGAACAAACCGCTCTTCTGGATCCACACCCTTGTGGATGGTGGCATGGGCCTGATGCCGTATCGCGAGGCAGCCCATCTCCTCGAGGGACTCGCCACCTCTTATGGCGTCGCGGAAGGCACCCGGACCTTCGGCTTTATCAGCGAGATGGCGCGCAGCCACGTGGAAAAGATTCGCTCCGTTCAACCGAAAGGCCCCTATCGCATCGCCGGCTTCTGCTTCGGCGGGAATCTCGCCGCGGAGATCGCTTGGCAACTCAGCACGGTGGGCGAAACGGTGGAACTCCTGGTCCTGCTGGAATCCACAGCACCCAATACCAAGCGATCCTCGTCGATGTGGCTTGAACCCGCGACTTGGAAGCGGATCTTTTCCCGCCTCCCTTCCCGCGTGAAGAGCCTGCTTTCCCGGGACACCGCCACGGCCCTGCGTCGTCTCCGCATGAAGCAACGTGCCGCTGTCTCCGTGCGCAATGTGGTCCCGGATATCCGCAGCGTGCTTGATCTGGAATTGCTGGACGAAGCTTCCCAAGCCCGCGCTACCCAGCACTGGGAGGCGCTCCATCTCCATGTGCCCCGCTTGCCCGAAGTCGGGCGCCTCGTCATTGTTCAGGCTGATGACGAGGGCTGGCTACCGCGACACCCCACCTTGGGATGGAAGGCGGATCAACCCTTCGAGGTTTATACGGTTCCCGGCGTGCACGAGGATTTCCTTCGCAACCACTCGGCGACAGAAGTCGCGGCGGTCATGAAAGCGGTCCTTGGCTAA